The Mycolicibacterium doricum genome includes a region encoding these proteins:
- the pgm gene encoding phosphoglucomutase (alpha-D-glucose-1,6-bisphosphate-dependent), giving the protein MAANPRAGQPAQPEDLIDVAQVVTAYYAVHPDPDDVAQQVAFGTSGHRGSSLDAAFNEAHILATTQAIVEYRAAHGVTGPLFIGRDTHALSEPAWTSALEVLAANDVVAMIDSAGRYTPTPAVSHAILKFNRGRDTDLADGIVVTPSHNPPRDGGFKYNPSNGGPADTDATGAIARRANEILRNGLRDVKRMPLARALQTAQRHDYLDAYVADLPNVVDLHAVRAEGVRIGADPLGGASVDYWGAIAERHNLNLTVVNPLVDATWRFMTLDGDGKIRMDCSSPNAMASLIGKIGDYQIATGNDADSDRHGIVTPDGGLMNPNHYLAVAIDYLFTHRPDWPSSTAVGKTAVSSSIIDRVVDGLGRTLQEVPVGFKWFVDGLISGTIGFGGEESAGASFLRTDGTVWTTDKDGIILALLASEILAVTGSTPSQRYAELAEKYGAPTYARIDAPADREQKARLAKLSPEQVTATELAGEPITAKLTAAPGNDAPLGGLKVTTENAWFAARPSGTEDVYKIYAESFKGPEHLAEVQAAARDVVAAVIS; this is encoded by the coding sequence ATGGCGGCCAACCCCCGCGCCGGGCAGCCGGCGCAACCCGAAGACCTCATCGACGTCGCGCAGGTCGTGACGGCGTACTACGCCGTGCATCCCGACCCCGACGACGTCGCCCAGCAGGTGGCGTTCGGCACCTCGGGGCACCGCGGTTCCAGCCTGGACGCGGCGTTCAACGAGGCACACATCCTGGCGACCACGCAGGCGATCGTCGAGTACCGCGCCGCCCACGGCGTGACCGGGCCGCTGTTTATCGGCCGCGACACCCACGCCCTGTCGGAGCCGGCGTGGACCTCGGCGCTCGAGGTGCTGGCCGCCAACGACGTTGTCGCGATGATAGATTCCGCCGGCCGCTACACACCCACCCCGGCCGTCAGCCACGCCATCCTGAAGTTCAACCGCGGCCGGGACACCGATCTCGCCGACGGGATCGTCGTCACCCCGTCACACAACCCGCCCCGCGACGGCGGGTTCAAGTACAACCCGTCCAACGGTGGGCCCGCCGACACCGACGCCACCGGGGCGATCGCCAGACGGGCGAACGAGATCCTGCGGAACGGTCTGCGCGACGTGAAACGGATGCCTCTGGCCCGGGCGCTGCAGACCGCGCAGCGGCACGACTACCTCGATGCCTACGTGGCGGACCTGCCGAATGTGGTCGACCTCCACGCAGTCCGCGCCGAAGGGGTCCGCATCGGCGCCGATCCGCTCGGCGGCGCCAGCGTCGATTACTGGGGCGCGATCGCCGAGCGACACAATCTGAACCTCACCGTGGTCAACCCGCTGGTGGACGCGACGTGGCGGTTCATGACCCTCGACGGGGACGGCAAGATCCGGATGGACTGCAGTTCCCCCAACGCCATGGCGTCTCTTATCGGGAAGATCGGCGATTATCAGATCGCCACCGGCAACGACGCCGACTCAGACCGGCACGGCATCGTCACGCCCGACGGTGGATTGATGAATCCCAACCACTACCTCGCCGTGGCGATCGACTACCTGTTCACCCACCGGCCTGACTGGCCGTCGTCGACCGCGGTGGGCAAGACCGCGGTGAGCTCGTCGATCATCGACCGCGTGGTGGACGGTCTGGGCCGCACACTGCAGGAGGTGCCGGTCGGCTTCAAATGGTTCGTCGACGGCTTGATCAGCGGCACAATCGGTTTTGGGGGCGAGGAGAGTGCCGGGGCGTCGTTCCTGCGCACCGACGGCACCGTGTGGACCACCGACAAGGACGGGATCATCCTGGCGCTGCTGGCTTCGGAGATCCTCGCGGTGACCGGTTCGACGCCGTCGCAGCGATATGCCGAACTCGCCGAGAAGTACGGCGCCCCGACCTATGCGCGCATCGACGCGCCGGCCGACCGCGAGCAGAAGGCACGGCTGGCCAAGCTCTCACCGGAGCAGGTCACCGCCACCGAGCTGGCCGGAGAGCCGATCACGGCAAAGCTGACGGCTGCCCCGGGCAACGACGCGCCGCTGGGTGGGCTGAAGGTGACCACCGAGAACGCGTGGTTCGCCGCGCGGCCTTCGGGCACCGAGGACGTGTACAAGATCTACGCGGAGTCCTTCAAGGGGCCTGAGCACCTCGCCGAGGTGCAGGCGGCTGCGCGTGACGTGGTGGCGGCGGTCATTTCGTGA
- a CDS encoding MFS transporter, with protein sequence MSSRTEGHCPETTKPRLPREVWVLVVANVVVALGYGVVAPVLPQYARHFGVSISAATFVITAFAVMRLVAAPAAGLFVQRLGERRVYVSGLIIVALSTAACAFAETYWQLLLFRSLGGIGSAMFTVSSLGLMIRISPPDARGRVAGLFSSGFMVGSVGGPILGSLTAGFGLSAPFVIYGAALLVAAVVVFVSLRNSVVVARADEDAGTPVPFRAVIRHRAYQAALFSNFATGWTSLGLRIALVPLFVVEVLGRGPGAAGLALTAFAVGNISVVIPSGYLSDRLGRRKLLIFGLALAAVSTALVGFTTSMPVFLAAASIAGAATGVFVSPQQAAVADVVGNKLRGGTAVATFQMMADLGSIGGSLLVGLIAQYTSFGWAFLISGVILGVAAVGWIFAPETRPRSFTEHTPVRPLGPEAGGEVP encoded by the coding sequence GTGAGTTCGCGTACGGAGGGCCACTGTCCGGAGACGACGAAACCGCGGCTGCCGCGCGAAGTGTGGGTACTGGTCGTCGCCAACGTCGTCGTTGCGCTCGGCTACGGAGTGGTGGCCCCGGTGCTGCCGCAGTACGCACGGCACTTCGGTGTCAGCATCAGCGCGGCGACGTTCGTGATCACCGCCTTCGCGGTGATGCGACTGGTCGCGGCGCCTGCGGCCGGGCTGTTCGTGCAGCGGCTGGGGGAGCGGCGGGTCTATGTCAGTGGCCTGATCATCGTCGCCCTGTCGACGGCGGCGTGCGCATTCGCCGAGACCTACTGGCAGCTCTTGCTGTTCCGCTCGCTGGGCGGGATCGGTTCGGCGATGTTCACGGTGTCGTCGCTGGGGCTGATGATTCGGATATCACCCCCGGACGCGCGGGGACGTGTCGCGGGGTTGTTCTCGTCCGGGTTCATGGTCGGCTCGGTGGGCGGCCCCATCCTCGGCAGTCTGACCGCCGGCTTCGGGTTGTCGGCGCCGTTCGTCATCTACGGGGCGGCCCTGTTGGTCGCCGCGGTTGTGGTCTTCGTCAGCCTGCGCAACTCGGTGGTGGTCGCCCGGGCGGACGAGGATGCCGGGACGCCGGTGCCGTTCCGGGCGGTGATCCGACACCGGGCGTATCAGGCGGCCCTGTTCTCCAACTTCGCGACGGGGTGGACGTCGTTGGGCCTGCGGATCGCGCTGGTGCCGTTGTTCGTCGTCGAGGTGCTGGGCCGTGGGCCGGGAGCGGCCGGTCTGGCGCTCACGGCGTTCGCGGTGGGCAACATCTCCGTCGTCATCCCCAGCGGGTACCTCTCGGACCGCCTCGGGCGCCGCAAGCTGCTGATCTTCGGGCTGGCGTTGGCGGCGGTGTCGACCGCGCTGGTGGGGTTCACCACGTCGATGCCGGTCTTCCTGGCGGCCGCCTCCATCGCGGGCGCTGCCACGGGCGTGTTCGTCTCGCCGCAGCAGGCCGCCGTCGCCGACGTGGTGGGCAACAAGTTGCGGGGCGGCACCGCCGTTGCGACGTTCCAGATGATGGCCGATTTGGGCTCGATCGGCGGCTCTCTGCTGGTCGGCCTGATCGCCCAGTACACCTCGTTCGGCTGGGCGTTCCTGATCAGCGGCGTCATCCTGGGTGTGGCGGCGGTGGGCTGGATCTTCGCGCCCGAGACCCGTCCGCGGTCGTTCACCGAGCACACACCAGTCCGCCCGCTGGGACCGGAGGCCGGTGGCGAAGTGCCGTGA